CAAAAAACATTTAATTTTCAAGATACAATTCAACCGCTTCTCAACAAGATTATTAGCATTTCTGAACAAAATGATTCAGATTTATACACAAATTTAAGTAATATTTCAACTTTTAAAGATTCACTTTTCAAAAAAATAAATCAAATAGTCTCAATTCTTGAAACTTTATACACTGTTTATTTTCAAACTTTAGCTACATCTTTTTCATCCAAAGGGCAAAGTGATCCTGCGATTGGGATTTTGACTAGAGCCTTTTCGAACCAACTTAAAAGCAAACTATATGAAAACTTAGACAAAATTATAAAATTCACTGACAAAGATGGCAAAAGCATTGCTCCTAGTCACTTATTTTTATCATTAGATGAATTTAACATTTTATCACCAAATAATCCAGATATTTCTCAATTAACTAACGGTCCGATTTTTGCTGGTTCATATTTTGGAAAAATAATTTCAGTAAATGGAAAGCAATATTATCAAAATCCAAAGTATGACTTTAATGTTAGAATTCAAACTCAACTTCAAAGTCAACTTGATAACGTTCTTGATCAGAGTGAATTTGATGAGAAAAAAGATTTATCAACTCGCTGAACTTCACCTCTTGGAAATCTTTTAAAATTTTCAAATGTTACTGCTGAACATCCGTTTTTTGGAATTGCTGAAGATTTTAAATTTAACGTTTCAGGTGCAACAATTGATAAATCCAAAATTTACCTCGATGCTTGAGACAAAACTCTTTTTGGTTTTGATTATGAAAATAATTATTTTGGATATCAAAACGAAAATAGGCAAACAGAATTTTCATCAATTTCAGATTTTATAGAATTTATTTCAATTGATCCATTTGCACTTAAAATTACAAAAATTAACGGTGAATTTGTTAGAAATTGAGATTTTGACTATGTTAACTCTAAGTTTGACCTTTATAAATATAGTTTTGATAATTTGTCTAAAAATTTCAAATTAAAAGAAAATCAAAATGGAAATTCAGCGCTTAAATGAACTAAAGCCGAAAAATTTGAATCAAAAATTGAAAAATTATTGTCAATTTTTGATATTTCTCAAGAAGAATTACAACAAAATTTGCAAAAATTTGCAAACAATTTAATGGAAGCCTTTGAGCAATCAACTCTAAACTTGTTGATCAAAAATACAAAAATAGATAATAAAAATATTGATCACCTATTTTTATCATCTGTTGGTTTTATGGGATTTAAAAATTTTTCCCGAAAAACACAAGCAACTTTACCGGCAACCAAATTTGGTAAACTTACAAACATTGATGATAAAATTAAAATTGCATGATTGACTTTTGCAGGTTTTGATGAAACAAATTCTTTAGTTTTAGATGAAGAATCATTTGTTGATTCAGATTTAAATGATTCAGAAAAATCACAAGTTTTTGGATGACTTAAGGGCTTTTTAAGTCAAATAAAAATAGATGCAAAGGACTTGGATTTGTTCAAATTGCAATATTTAGTAGGGACAAAAACCTTTGTTGACTATTCAATTGGTAGAACTAGTCGAATTCAGCAATTCCAACGAATGAATACAGATCTTGAACTTTCATGACTTCGGGCAAAAAATTCAGCTAGATTCGAGACAAAACCTGATGATTTTTTCAGTAATTATGTCTATAATTTTCCCGAATCTTTAACAAGAGACTATGTTCAAATTCATTATTCTCCAAGTGACGAAACGCTTGATAATATTATGCCAGGTTATAAAAATATTTCTGAATCTAATACTGGAAATGAGTATTTTGTTGATGCAATTTATACAAGAAAATGGATTAAAAATTTCATTCCCGCTTTTGACATCGCCCAGGCATACTCTCAAACTTTAATTAGTCCATTTACTAACTATTTTTTGACTAATTATGTAACTTCAAAAAATTCTGAAAATTTAAATACTTTATACCAAAACCTAACACAAACTTTCCAAAAAGCACAAGAAAAACAACTTTATGATCAAGTTCTTGAGTTTAGTCAGCAAGAAAAGGCCGAAATTGAAAAAATCCAAAGTGAAGAACTACCTGAAAAATTCATTGATAAAACCTTAAAAAACATCGAAAATCAAGGCAGAATTCAGGAAGTTAATGCCAAAATTAAAAGCCAAAAAGATGATATTTTTGCTCAAACTTCAATTGAATTATCTCGAGTACTTTCAGCTTACAAAGGTGAACTTGGCGATTCACAAACATTTAGTAGAGCAAATATTCAACCAGTTGTTGGAAATCTTCGTTGAAGAAATGGCTATATAAATCAAAATATTTCTACAAATAACGGGTTTTTTAAAGATCGCTTCCAAAGAAAAGTGCTAAATTGAGAATTGTATGATGACAATTTGGAACCTGTTGAAGATCAAACTATTCGAATAACTAACCTAAAAGGTGAAAAAGTAACAAACAGACCAGAAGCCTTTTGGTATTATTCTCTCAAAACGCAAGGTGTTGGCCAAAGATCGCTTTCAGGAATTTGGCGTGATTCTAAACAAGATAAAGTTGCCTTTTGAGGTTTTCTAAAAAATGAAGATGCCCAAAAAGCGAAATATTTAACTCTTGAAGATGAACAAACAGCCCAAAAATTCTACATCAAATTAGTGAGTGATTCTACAAATAACATTTTTTATCTAAAAAAACAAGCTGATTTATCAACAAAATGGACGCTAAAAGACGAAGGGTATAGCTCATGAATTTCATCTTGGTCAATTATCGGTGAGTTCAAAAATGCACTTCTTAGACCAGGAATTGACGGTCTAAAAAGATTCAGAATTTACTTTTCAGATGAAAACAGGCAAGAAATTAAAGACTTATTTACATTAGGAAATTCAAAATATCTTGCTGAAAACGGTAAAAACTTCAATTTAGCCCCAACATATATTGAACAAAAATCAAATCAAACATTCCTTGTAATCAGACCTCAATTTAAATAGGAGCTAATATGAATAAATTTAAAAAGTTACTGATTTTAAACACTTTTGTTGCAGTACCCACATTTACTTTACTATCTTGTGCTTCTGCTCTTGAAAGAAATCGAGAGGAATTTGACTTTGGAGTTTCAACAACAACAATTAACACTCTAAATTATGTAAAGAATAATTCTTCACACCAAATTCTCAATTCTTTAGTTGAATCTTTTGTAAAACCAGGACCATCTGCTTCAAATTCATACGGAGCAAAGCTAAATTTGCCTTCAATTACCTTTGAACTTTATAGCACAAATCTTCAAAGTGCATCTGCAAATCAAATTCTTCAAAATCCAACAAGCATTAGTGCTGATGGTTCTTCTTATCCAATTAGCGATTTTTCTTTGACACTTGGGTCAATAGCTCCTTCAAGTGGTGGCTCAAAATCTTTTATTGGAATTCAAAATGCTTCTCAATCAATCGTTTCAACCTCAATTTTTTTGAATAAAGGTGCTTCAAGATGGTCAAATAATCAACCTGTTATTGCCCAAAATTTTATTGACTATATTTTATATGTACTAAATATTAATGTCGCTTCGCCTAATTTAGTTAAAGTTCTTTCAACAAATATTAAAAATGCCCAGAGAATGATCTCACTACAACAGGATTATGTCTCAAAATTTGGAAATCCTTATCTAAATCCCTTTGGTCAAAAAAGATACATAAAAGACGAAAAAACTGGTAAAGTTAGTCTTGATTTTGACCAAAAAGTTTTTGAATCACAAAACCAAGGCGATGAAGAATATGTTGCTCAATTCAGAGAAGAAGCGCGAAAATTTGGAATGTACACAGGTCAAATTTTTGAACAAATGACCAATAAAGAAGCTGTTGAATTAGTTCAAGCTAATTTGTCTTTGAATCCCGATTTTAGTGCTAATTCAACTGAAATTAATGTTGTCGAAAATGGCCAAAGATCTGTAATTAAACTAACAAAAAACCCATTTTTAGACCCTTCACAAATTTTTGACGGCCCTAATTTAATTCCAAGATATGATTTTTTGCCTGGGGACGAATATGGACTTAGAATTCAATTTGAAGACTCAGCGGCAAAAAAATTCATTAACTTGTACAGACAGATCGTTTATCCTGATATATTTTTCCCAATAAATCGTGAATTTGTTGAGATTCATGCTGGTGGAATTAATAATTTTGGTACTGATTTATCGAAATTTTTAACTAACGGACCTTTTGATATTTCTGAACTTAATTTAGGTTCTCAAGGTTCCATGATTCTAACAAAAAAACAAAGTTATTATTCATCAGATAAAACTGTTCCTAACAAAATTAAAGTCTTTTTTGCCGAACAACCTGAGCTTTTATCTTCACTTTTCCTTGATGGCTATATTGCAAAAACTAAAATTCCTTCAACATTTCAGTCCAAATTCTGATCTGAAGAAAGAACAAGAAAATACATGGAAAAACAAACCGGATATGGTACAATCGGAATCCAAGTTAATTTGGACAATGTCAAAAAAGGAAAATCCTATCTTCAAGATTCAGATCTTCGAAAAGTTATTTTTTATGGGATAAACCGGATTGATTTACTTAATTTATATGGTCTTGATCACTCTTTTCCACAGACAACTTGAACTAATTTTGACAGTATTTTAACAGCTCGGGGATATCCTTTGGAAACCTTTTTAGAAAACAGAAACTACCGTTCAGAACTTTTAGACTCAAACGGCAAACAAATTGAATTTCCAGTTTTAGCCCAAAATTATGGCTCACATTTAGCAAAAGGTGTTTGATTTGAATCTGTTCCGCGAGTTGATACTTCTTATAGTCCGCAAGCTGCAAATTTTTTCCTTGAAAGATTCAAAAAAAATAATCCAGGCGTTAGAAAAGTTAAACTAAGTTTCATTTATAAAGATGATGCCGAAGAAAAAGTTGCTATCGGTCTGCAGGACATTTTAGCCCGAAATACTAATAATTTTATCGAAATTGACCCTGTTAGACTTCCTGATGGAATTTACCAACAAAGACTTTCAACTGGTGACTTTGATTTAACAATGAAAAACTTTGACTTTTTCAACATCGGTGGATCTCAACCTCATTCATATATAAAAGCGTTTTTCAACACAGATGAAATTTCACCTAGTGATAATAAATTTTCTGGACTTGAGTCAAATCCAGCTTCTTCAATGACCTATTGAAAAATGTGAAATGAAATTTCACCTGAGCAAAGAGCTGAAATTGCTAAAAGACTCGAAATTTCTGACGTTTTTTTAAAGAAATTTGAAGAACTAATTACCCGAAAATTAAAAGTTGACGCCCAAGGAAAGACTATTTTTAAACAAGTCTACCTTGATGTAGATCAAAAAATTCCTGCTACCGATTATAATAATAAGCCAATTTTAGTTCCAGAATTCTCTGAATCATTAGATGAATATAATAACAGAATTGATTCATTCTTTAACGCAATTTTTACTGCCCAAGAAAGACGAGAAGGCTGAACTCAGAATAGAGTTTTTGAATTTGTGCTGGTTTTTGAAAAAATAATTCGTGAATTTTCACCAATTATTCCAATTATGGAAGTAGATACTTTTTGAACTATCAACCGAATTAGGGCAGGATCAGGAAATTCCTTCCAGTTTGCTTTTGATGTTGAGAATATTAAGGTTAATTTTGTAACTCCTGAAGACGGTAAGGAATAATTTTGCAATTTTTAATCTAATTTAATTCTCAAATATCATAAAAATAAATAAAATACCAGTAATTTCTGGTATTTTATTTATTATTTAAAAAATGGTGTAGATACCTGAGTCTGAAAGTTTGATGACAAAAATTTACTTTTTAGTGAATATAAATATGCAAAAGCGCCGCTAAATATGGGTTTTTTGACCTAAAATCTTAATTTTTATTATTTTAAAATTAACCCTTTGTAAAAAAAAAAAAAAAATGCTTGGTCTAAGAAAAAATTATGTTATAATAGAGCCACTAAGAATGAATTAATAAATTTAATATTGAATTAAGGGGGAATTAGTTATGTTTTTTGTCTAGAAAATCAGAAAATGCGAATTATCCATTATATTTTTAAATATGATGGAATGCCTTAAATTTAACCGTTTAGAAATCTATAAATTTAAGGCTTTTTTTATTGTTCTTTCAAAACTTCATATATTTTTTTAGGCTCAATGTAAGTAAAAATGAGTTTTCTATTTGCATTGAGTTTAAATAGTAGTTGTATTTTTTTATGATTTTTGTTAGGTTTTTAACTAAAAAAGGTAGTTTAAAAATTTCATAATTTTGCTTTTTAAGTTAAAATTTTAGCTTTTTTTAGTTTACTTTATTTGATTAATAAGTAGATTTTTCTTTCGCGAGTGTTAGATTTAAAATTTAGTGTTTTTGCCTTGATAGTTATTTTTCCTGAGTTTGCTAAAAAAGTTAAAAAAGGGTCTAAAAACGCGGACAGTTTTTTAAGATTATCTTATCAAACTGGAAACTCGTGATTTTAGTCTAATTTTTATAGAAGTTAAAAAAAATAAATAAAATACCAGTATTTTCTGGTATAATATTTAATATTTGAAAAATGGGGTAAATAAGATGTCGGTATCAATTAATGAAATTTTTATACATCCTGAGTTGTATGATCAGAAGAAAATTACAGTTCAAGGTTGAATTACAAATATTCGCGGTAATCTAAAAATAATGTTCGTCGAACTAAATGATGGTTCGTCATTTAAAAATTTACAATGTGTCCTTAAAAGCGATAATATGGACTTGTCAAAAGCAGAAAATTTAGCAATTGGTGAAGCTATTGAAATTAGTGGTGTTTTTTCAAGCACTCCTGAACGCCAACAAAATGGTGAGGTTTTAGTTGAGGATTTAGAGGTCAAAGGTCGTAATTATAACAATAATTTTCCGATTCAAAATCAAGAAATTTCCTTAGAAGTTTTAAGACAAATTCCACATTTTCGTCACCGAACTCGACTTTTTCGTGCGATAATGAAACTAAGATCTTCACTTTTTTATGAAATTCATAAATTTTTTCGTCGTCAAGGATTTGTTAATTTTTCAGCGCCAATTTTAACATCAAACGATGGTGAAGGTGCTGGTGAAACTTTTATTGTTGACGATGAGCAAAAAGATTTTTTTAACAAAAAAACAACTTTAGGCGTTACAGGACAACTTCATGCTGAAGCCTATGCTCTTGGTTTTAAAAAAGTCTACACTTTTGCCCCTACATTTCGAGCTGAGAGATCAAATACTAGAAAACACGCTGCTGAATTTTGGATGATTGAACCCGAAGTAGCATTTTTTGATCTTGAAGAAATTATTGAATTAGCGACAAAATTACTTCAAAAAGTAATAAAAGCTGTAATAATTCGCAACAAAGATGAATTTACATTTCTAGAAAAAGTTGGTGATAAAAACCTGCGCCGACGTTTAATTCAATTCTGTGATTCCCAAGTAGCACAAGTAACTTACGAAAATGCAATTAAATTGCTGTCTGAGCACAAAGATCAATTCGAAGAAAAAAACCTGTTTTTTGGAGCTGATTTAAAAACTGAGCATGAACGCTTTTTATCTGAACAAATTTTCCGCGCCCCTGTTGTTGTAATTAATTATCCAAAATCTCTAAAAGCATTTTACATGCACCAAAATGATGATGGCCAAACTGTAGCAGCTTTTGATCTTTTAGTTCCAGGAATTGGTGAGTTAATAGGTGGATCCCAACGTGAAGTTCGTTATGAAAAATTACATGAAAGAATTAACGAGCTAGGCATGAAAGTTGAAGATTTTCAATGATACCTTGATTTGCGTAAATTTGGTAACCCCGGCTCAAGTGGTTTTGGACTTGGTTTTGAAAGATTGCTAATGTTTGTTACTGGCATTGATAACATTCGTGATGTAATACCTTTCCCAAGAACGAATAAAAATATTTTAATGTAAGAGGATAAAATTGAAAATTGATTTTGTAAAAGCAGGTTTTTGAAGACGTTCATTTGCAGGATTAATTGATTTTGTATTCCTTTTCTTTACTTTTTTAGCATTTTTTTACCTATTTTTGGTATTAACTGAATGGTCAAAAATAAAATTTTATCTTTGAATTCTAAATGTTTTTTTATTTGTAATTCTTTACCGCATTTTTTTAATTATTTTTTTAAAGCAAACAATTGGACTTTTTTTAACAAAAACTAAAGTTGTTTTTTTTGATGAAAACCTTAATTTTTTAAAAAAATTCAGAGTTTTACTAAAAAGGGAAGCATTTTTAAGTCTTAATTGAGTATTTTCACTTTTATTTTCCTCAATTATTTTAGATCTGAGTTTCGGAATTGATCTTAACTTTTTTGAAACTTTTAAAAATTCAAGTCAAAATTTAACCTTTTTTCAACAAATTAGCTTAAGTTTCCCCGCTTTATTTTCAAAAATTAACTTTTTCTTCTTAATTGTAAATAACCTCTCAATTTTAGGTTCAAAAAAATTAACAATTATTGATTCTTATTCTAAAACAACTATTTGCTTGAAACAAACGCTTAAAAAACCAGATTATTTAAGTTCAATTCATGCAAATTTTAGTCCAATTCATTGGGAGGTTAATTAATCATGTCATCACAAAATATTCTTTCACAACTAAATGACAAACAAAAAATCGCTGTTATTAGCAATAGTTCGCATCTGAGAATTGTTGCAGGTGCTGGAACAGGAAAAACAACTGTTCTAACAAAAAAAATTGCCTATATTATTAATGAATCACTAGCATATCCCAATCGGATTTTAGCGCTAACTTTTACAAATAAAGCCGCTGAAGAAATGCGAACTCGTGTCGAAAAACTTGTTCATGAAAAGGCAAAAGATATCCAAATTTTAACTTTTCACTCGCTTTGTAATTTGATTTTGCGAACAGAAGCAAAAAATATTGTTGAAATTGATGAAATTCAGATAAATGATTACCGTTTTAATATAATTGATGAGCAAGATCAGCGTAAAATTATAGAAAAACTTTTAGGTGCAAATCTTAAAACATCTGAAGAAAAAGATGATAAAAAAATTAGCGCATTTCAAGCGATTGAATTTATTTCAAGAGCCAAAAATTTAGAGCAATCCCCGGTCCAAGCACTCAAGCAAGCAAATACTGAAGCTGAATTAATTAAAGCCAATGTTTATAAAAATTATGTTGAAAAAACAAGGGAAAATAACATAATTGATTTTGACGATTTGTTACTTTATACGAAAATAGCATTTGAAAAAAATCCACAAATTGCCCAGCGTTGACAGAAAAAATTTGACTTTGTGCTTGTTGATGAATTTCAAGATACCTCGCTGATTCAGTATTCTATTTTAAAGTTTTTTATTAAAGATAATACAAAATTATTTGTTGTTGGTGATCCTGATCAGACCATTTATTCTTGAAGAGGTGCTGATGCATCGCTTATTCTTAATTTAGAAAATGATTATCCTGATTTACAAACAGTAATTCTTGATAAAAACTATCGCTCAACACAAAATATTCTTGATGCGGCTAACCATTTAATTTCAAATAATAAAAACCGAATAAAAAAGAATTTAGTAGCTCATTCAACCGAAAAAATTGATATTCATTTTGAAGATCTTGGTAATGAAAGAGGTGCTGAAGTTGACTGAATTTACGAAACTATCCAAAGTTTAGTTACAAAAAACAAAGTAAATTATCGAGATATTGCAATTTTAGCACGCTCAAATTTTTATTTTCGCCAAATAATTGA
Above is a window of Mesomycoplasma ovipneumoniae DNA encoding:
- the asnS gene encoding asparagine--tRNA ligase encodes the protein MSVSINEIFIHPELYDQKKITVQGWITNIRGNLKIMFVELNDGSSFKNLQCVLKSDNMDLSKAENLAIGEAIEISGVFSSTPERQQNGEVLVEDLEVKGRNYNNNFPIQNQEISLEVLRQIPHFRHRTRLFRAIMKLRSSLFYEIHKFFRRQGFVNFSAPILTSNDGEGAGETFIVDDEQKDFFNKKTTLGVTGQLHAEAYALGFKKVYTFAPTFRAERSNTRKHAAEFWMIEPEVAFFDLEEIIELATKLLQKVIKAVIIRNKDEFTFLEKVGDKNLRRRLIQFCDSQVAQVTYENAIKLLSEHKDQFEEKNLFFGADLKTEHERFLSEQIFRAPVVVINYPKSLKAFYMHQNDDGQTVAAFDLLVPGIGELIGGSQREVRYEKLHERINELGMKVEDFQWYLDLRKFGNPGSSGFGLGFERLLMFVTGIDNIRDVIPFPRTNKNILM
- a CDS encoding RDD family protein, whose translation is MKIDFVKAGFWRRSFAGLIDFVFLFFTFLAFFYLFLVLTEWSKIKFYLWILNVFLFVILYRIFLIIFLKQTIGLFLTKTKVVFFDENLNFLKKFRVLLKREAFLSLNWVFSLLFSSIILDLSFGIDLNFFETFKNSSQNLTFFQQISLSFPALFSKINFFFLIVNNLSILGSKKLTIIDSYSKTTICLKQTLKKPDYLSSIHANFSPIHWEVN
- a CDS encoding ATP-dependent helicase; its protein translation is MSSQNILSQLNDKQKIAVISNSSHLRIVAGAGTGKTTVLTKKIAYIINESLAYPNRILALTFTNKAAEEMRTRVEKLVHEKAKDIQILTFHSLCNLILRTEAKNIVEIDEIQINDYRFNIIDEQDQRKIIEKLLGANLKTSEEKDDKKISAFQAIEFISRAKNLEQSPVQALKQANTEAELIKANVYKNYVEKTRENNIIDFDDLLLYTKIAFEKNPQIAQRWQKKFDFVLVDEFQDTSLIQYSILKFFIKDNTKLFVVGDPDQTIYSWRGADASLILNLENDYPDLQTVILDKNYRSTQNILDAANHLISNNKNRIKKNLVAHSTEKIDIHFEDLGNERGAEVDWIYETIQSLVTKNKVNYRDIAILARSNFYFRQIIDKLDAHNIPYIKHGNSPLAAKKEVREAIYFLKVIENSDPYAFEQIINVPAKKIGAITISKLNDLAAKFELNLYDFLFNYYSGKINLKETHGKIPLTIENQAKIKNLFERITAARRFKSEIEEKNPTVFKLFSQVLDSFLKKINYFSSIKDPKQEADTKELLEKYYESLDNWQIQNPGKKLADYLDYAVISHFEQTESPNRINLLTVHSSKGLEFEYVFLVGMNQGVFPSQKVIDQNLESEYEEERRLAFVAVTRAKKVLYITNGFRGTFYNDHGRRWKSSQNSISPFIKEMKIKAEQFYQFRKLDATGKLNYQKTDSENVDFAPGNHIAHLKFGKGIILEVRADSILVKFFDIPGDKGIKTLVKTHKSIEKIS